From the genome of SAR324 cluster bacterium, one region includes:
- the ndhC gene encoding NADH-quinone oxidoreductase subunit A, translated as MREYLPILIMILVGIGLAGVFTAISILFGPKLSTETKQTPFESGFLTQGTEGQRYDVKFFMTALVFLVFDVEVVFLYPWAVQIRELHWPGLIAALFFISVLVLGLVYDWKKGALEWE; from the coding sequence ATGCGCGAGTACCTTCCCATTTTGATCATGATCCTGGTTGGCATCGGGTTAGCCGGAGTCTTTACTGCCATCAGTATCCTGTTTGGACCCAAGCTGAGCACCGAGACCAAGCAAACTCCTTTTGAGTCTGGATTCCTGACTCAGGGCACAGAAGGGCAGCGCTATGATGTCAAATTTTTCATGACAGCTCTGGTTTTTCTCGTGTTTGACGTCGAAGTCGTCTTTCTCTATCCCTGGGCAGTACAAATTCGCGAGTTGCACTGGCCCGGCCTAATCGCAGCGCTATTCTTTATCAGTGTACTCGTCCTTGGCCTAGTCTACGACTGGAAAAAGGGCGCATTGGAATGGGAATGA
- the metG gene encoding methionine--tRNA ligase, which yields MSQTFYCTTPIYYVNSNPHIGHAYTTIVSDAIIRFRRLFGEDAYFLTGTDEHGQKIAESAAKAKMEPQAFVDMMTQKFRELWPELHIEPDQFIRTTEERHKQIVQQILQQIYDNGEIFLKEYEGYYCVGCEEFLNESELFEGQCPTHQKAPEFRQERNYFFRMSAYQDWLVQMLKDQPDWIYPGRYRNEVLRFLENPLQDLCISRPKSRLTWGIELPFDSDFVTYVWFDALLNYASALDCPDGELFQHYWPVCHHIIGKDILKTHAVYWPCMLKAAGMTPFARLVVHGHWVSSGSKMSKTLGNVVDPLAMKEKLGVDGLRYFLVRDMSFGEDANFTEELAITRYNGDLANNFGNLLSRSVNLSRQNFSELVPECGALTDAETELRAQFQKGVEQVQEFIHQFYLHKALEHIAWMASQVNGYLQQQAPWQLAKQPDQRERLGTVLYTALDATRILIGLLAPVMPEKMKLASTTLGLEGLPQLTELQPGLLQSDTALPKPKPLFPKIQVPKVQQEAPTPKEDSDPGSEATPLNIDEFNKVELKVGLIQDCAPVAGSDKLLHSQVDLGEGHLRSIVSGVAPKFSPADLIGQRVIVVSNLRPTKLRGVLSEGMILFAESEKGFELVKIPESVVLGSTVR from the coding sequence ATGAGCCAAACTTTCTATTGCACCACGCCGATTTACTACGTCAACAGCAATCCACATATTGGGCACGCTTACACCACCATCGTCAGTGATGCTATCATTCGTTTTCGGCGGCTGTTCGGAGAAGATGCCTACTTCCTCACAGGTACCGATGAACATGGCCAAAAAATCGCTGAATCTGCGGCCAAAGCGAAGATGGAGCCGCAGGCGTTTGTTGATATGATGACCCAAAAATTCCGAGAGCTTTGGCCTGAACTACACATTGAACCAGATCAATTCATCCGTACTACCGAAGAACGCCACAAGCAAATCGTTCAACAGATACTGCAACAAATCTATGACAACGGTGAAATCTTTCTAAAGGAATACGAAGGCTATTATTGCGTGGGTTGTGAAGAATTTCTCAACGAGAGTGAACTCTTCGAGGGGCAATGTCCAACTCACCAAAAAGCCCCTGAGTTTCGCCAGGAGCGCAATTACTTCTTCCGAATGAGCGCTTACCAGGACTGGCTTGTCCAAATGCTGAAGGATCAACCTGACTGGATCTATCCGGGACGATATCGCAATGAAGTCTTACGATTTTTGGAAAATCCACTGCAGGACCTATGCATCTCACGTCCAAAATCACGCTTGACCTGGGGAATCGAACTGCCTTTCGACAGCGACTTTGTGACCTATGTCTGGTTTGATGCATTGCTGAACTACGCTTCTGCCCTCGACTGCCCAGATGGTGAGTTGTTCCAACACTACTGGCCTGTCTGTCACCACATCATTGGCAAAGACATTCTGAAGACTCATGCCGTTTATTGGCCCTGCATGCTCAAGGCAGCTGGCATGACACCTTTCGCAAGATTGGTCGTGCATGGTCACTGGGTAAGCAGCGGATCCAAAATGAGCAAAACCCTTGGAAATGTGGTCGATCCTCTAGCGATGAAAGAAAAGCTAGGGGTGGATGGACTGCGCTACTTCCTTGTACGGGACATGAGCTTTGGTGAAGATGCGAACTTCACTGAAGAACTAGCAATCACCCGCTACAATGGCGATCTTGCGAACAACTTTGGCAACCTACTTAGCCGAAGTGTCAACCTGAGTCGCCAGAACTTTAGTGAACTGGTTCCTGAGTGTGGTGCATTGACCGATGCAGAGACAGAACTCCGAGCACAGTTTCAAAAAGGAGTGGAGCAAGTGCAGGAGTTCATCCATCAGTTCTATCTGCACAAAGCGCTTGAACACATCGCTTGGATGGCCAGTCAAGTCAATGGATATCTCCAGCAGCAGGCGCCGTGGCAGTTAGCCAAGCAACCAGATCAACGCGAGCGTCTGGGTACTGTGCTCTACACAGCCCTTGATGCCACACGCATCTTGATTGGCCTACTTGCTCCGGTAATGCCAGAAAAAATGAAGCTTGCCTCAACAACCCTTGGGTTAGAAGGTCTTCCTCAACTTACAGAGCTTCAGCCAGGATTATTGCAAAGCGACACAGCACTCCCCAAGCCCAAACCCCTCTTCCCTAAAATTCAGGTACCCAAAGTACAACAGGAAGCACCAACCCCCAAAGAAGATTCTGATCCTGGATCCGAAGCAACTCCATTGAATATCGATGAATTCAATAAAGTTGAACTGAAGGTTGGCCTGATTCAAGATTGTGCCCCTGTCGCTGGATCAGATAAGCTACTGCACTCACAAGTTGATCTGGGAGAAGGGCACTTGCGCTCTATCGTTTCTGGGGTAGCTCCGAAGTTCTCTCCTGCTGACTTGATCGGACAGCGTGTCATCGTGGTCAGCAACTTGCGTCCAACCAAGCTGAGAGGAGTACTTTCAGAAGGGATGATTCTTTTCGCCGAATCAGAAAAAGGCTTTGAATTGGTAAAGATTCCTGAAAGTGTTGTGCTTGGCTCAACAGTTCGCTAA